One uncultured Draconibacterium sp. genomic window, AACACCAAAACGCATGAGCATGTTGCCCGCCGCGAATTGCGTACCTATCCGGGAGATTTATTTAGTAAAACCTTGCTGATGCGTTCGTACCGCGAATTGGCGCAATTGGGGCATTTCGACCCCGAAGCGATTAATCCTGATGTACAACCTCACCCTGAAGAAGGTACTGTGGATATTGAGTATCAACTGCAGGAAAAGGCAAACGACCAGATCGAACTTTCGGGAGGTTGGGGTGCCGGAATGTTTGTGGGATCTGTTGGTTTAAAATTTGCCAACTTTTCGGTGCGTAACATTTTTAATAAAGAAGCCTGGAGGCCATTGCCAACAGGAGACGGTCAAACACTTAGTTTGCGCTATCAAACCAGTGGAAAATATTACCGTACGGTAAGTTTATCGTTTATTGAACCCTGGTTAGGTGGTAAAAAACCTAATTCGTTCTCTGTTTCATTGTCGCATTCCAGAATTAACTACAGTGCCAATAAATATTACCAGTCGGGTTACGGAAGTGGTTACGGTGGTTATGGTGGTTACGGTGGATACGGTGGTTATGGTAGTAGCTATGGCTACTCGCCATACGGTTACGGATCATCTTATGGTTATGGAGGTTATGGCAGTGGTTATGGTTATCCAAGCTACCAGTACAACTACGATTCGGAAAATGATGACGAAACCGATGACCAGATTTGGGAAACAACAGCACTGGCTTTGGGATATGGATATCGTTTATCGTGGCCTGATGATTATTTCACGGTTTACCACGAATTGTCTTTTGAACATTACAACCTGAGAAATATGGGAAGTTATTTCTACTTCCTGGCTGATGAAAACGGACAAGTAAACGGAACCTTTGATAACTTTAGTTTTAAAACTGTATTTGGACGTAGCTCAGTTGATAATCCTTTGTATTCAAGAAGAGGATCGAATCTTTCGCTGGCTTTAAAATTAACACCACCTTATTCGTGGTTTAACAATAAAGATTACTCTGATCCGAACATGCCAAACAGCGAAAAATACAAATGGATTGAATACCACAAATGGTTATTTAAAGGCCAGTTGTATACTCCACTTACAAATCCAAACAGCGAACACACTTTGGTGCTCAAGACTGCTTTCGAACTTGGTTTCTTAGGATATTACGACAGTGGAAGAATGTCGCCATTCGAAGGTTTTATCGTTGGAGGTTCGGGTATGTCGGGATATAATATTTACGGTACCGATTATGTTGCATTACGTGGTTACAAAGATTATGCACTTAGTCCGAACAACGGATCGAATATGTATTCGAAATTTACCACCGAATTGCGTTTCCCAATTACATTAAAACCAAGTGCTACTATTTATGCACTTGCATTTCTTGAAGCCGGTAACGCAGGTATGAGTTTCCAAAATTACATTCCTTTTAACCTGCACCGCTCTGCCGGAGTTGGAGTTCGAATCTTCTTACCAATGTTTGGTTTAATGGGAATCGACTGGGGATATGGATTTGATGAAGTGCCCGGTGTAGCTGATGCTGCCGGAAGCCAGTTCCACTTTGTAATTGGCCAGCAATTTTAGAAAAATAGTTTTGGCATAAAATATGATAGACAAAAACCAGTTTAACTTAAAAAAGAATTTGCCATGAAGAAAATAATTTTAACCGTTGCAGTAGTTTTTTCACTTGTTGTTGTTTCAAATGCACAGAAATATGCATTTATCGACTCTGAATATATTATGGAAAACATTCCGGCTTTTACTGCAGCCCAGGAACAATTAGACCAGTTGTCGTCGCAATACCAAAAAGAACTGGAATCGATGCACGCAGAGGTGGAACAAATGTATCAGGATTTTCAGGCCGAAAGTGTACTGCTTTCTGAAGACATGAAACGCAAACGTGAGGATGTAATTATCACCAAAGAAAAAGACTACAAACAACTGCAAAGAAAATATTTTGGACCAAGTGGCGATTTGTACAAAAAACGCCAGGGACTGGTAAAACCAATTCAGGATGATATTTTTAATGCTGTTCAGGAAATAGCCACCGACGGAAGTTATGCTGTGATTTTTGACAAAGCAGGGGGCACAACCTTATTTTTTACAAATCCAAGATACGATCTTAGCGATCAGGTGCTGCAAAAATTAGGTTATAAATAGTTCATATTAAGCAACTAAATAAATAAAACAAAAGTGATAAAATGGTGTGCAAAGGCCTTTTAAAAAATAGAAGAGTAAGCGATTAAAACGGTACTTATTTTATTTTATAATTGGTATTATATATTATATTTGCATGCAAAAATTAAAGACCACATTGATTATGAGAAATTTAATGAAATTGATGGCTGTGCTTGTGTTCACAGTAACTACCATTGCTGCTACCAACGCACAAACACTAAAATTCGGACATATTGATTTGCAAGCTCTTGTTCAGGTAATGCCGGAACGTGCTACAGCTGAAACAGAATTTAATACATTTCAAGGTGAATTGGAAGAAATTTTAGGTGAAATGCAAAAAGACTATCAAGCTAAATTGGCCGAGTTCGAAGCATTAGGAACAGCAGCATCTGAAATAAAAAAGAATGCTAAAGTGGCTGAAATTCAAGATATACAACAACGTATTCAAAACTATCAGCAAACAGCTTCTCAGCAAATTCAACAAAAACAAGCCGAACTTTTACAACCTGTATTCGATAAAGCTGAATCAGCAATTGCTGATGTTGCCAAAGAACAAGGTTTAATTTATGTATTCGACGCGGGTGTTGGAAACAGAACTATTCTTTATAAATCGAACCAAAGTGTTGATGTACTTCCTTTAGTTAAGGCTAAACTTGGTATTCAGTAAAAATTATAAATTATAGTAAAAAAGCCATTTTCGTTTAATCGGGAATGGCTTTTTTATTTTAAAACATATTGTAATCGTAAGCTATAAAACCTATATTTAGTGGCATAATTCACAATATTTTTATCTCAAAAAAAATATTCTATAAAATCAAACTTA contains:
- a CDS encoding OmpH family outer membrane protein — protein: MKKIILTVAVVFSLVVVSNAQKYAFIDSEYIMENIPAFTAAQEQLDQLSSQYQKELESMHAEVEQMYQDFQAESVLLSEDMKRKREDVIITKEKDYKQLQRKYFGPSGDLYKKRQGLVKPIQDDIFNAVQEIATDGSYAVIFDKAGGTTLFFTNPRYDLSDQVLQKLGYK
- a CDS encoding OmpH family outer membrane protein, which gives rise to MRNLMKLMAVLVFTVTTIAATNAQTLKFGHIDLQALVQVMPERATAETEFNTFQGELEEILGEMQKDYQAKLAEFEALGTAASEIKKNAKVAEIQDIQQRIQNYQQTASQQIQQKQAELLQPVFDKAESAIADVAKEQGLIYVFDAGVGNRTILYKSNQSVDVLPLVKAKLGIQ
- the bamA gene encoding outer membrane protein assembly factor BamA, producing MSRIQKSIIAFLLLFITLMPQLMAQEEADSTNFSIYYSSARKYTIADVQVSGIRYLDKTVLIQLSGLTVGEDIMVPGDEITTAIKKLWQQGLFSDVKITATKLIDDEIWLEIYLQERPRLADVNFYGISKSEKDDITEKVLLLRGSQITDHQVNSAERTIKNIFHGKGFLNTEVTIVQRDDTTQNNSVILDINVDKKEKVKVNNIEIYGNEAIPDITLERAMKKTNEKSLRNFFKTKKYLEEEYKNDKGNLIDKYNEKGYRDAIITSDSLYQVKLGKKEKTRINIDLQVEEGNKYYFGDIRWVGNTVYPSDYLGQILGIKKGDVFNQKILDKRLFDNDEGMNNVYLDKGYLFFNLDPVEVNINKDTIDYEMRIFEGKQATINEVRIVGNTKTHEHVARRELRTYPGDLFSKTLLMRSYRELAQLGHFDPEAINPDVQPHPEEGTVDIEYQLQEKANDQIELSGGWGAGMFVGSVGLKFANFSVRNIFNKEAWRPLPTGDGQTLSLRYQTSGKYYRTVSLSFIEPWLGGKKPNSFSVSLSHSRINYSANKYYQSGYGSGYGGYGGYGGYGGYGSSYGYSPYGYGSSYGYGGYGSGYGYPSYQYNYDSENDDETDDQIWETTALALGYGYRLSWPDDYFTVYHELSFEHYNLRNMGSYFYFLADENGQVNGTFDNFSFKTVFGRSSVDNPLYSRRGSNLSLALKLTPPYSWFNNKDYSDPNMPNSEKYKWIEYHKWLFKGQLYTPLTNPNSEHTLVLKTAFELGFLGYYDSGRMSPFEGFIVGGSGMSGYNIYGTDYVALRGYKDYALSPNNGSNMYSKFTTELRFPITLKPSATIYALAFLEAGNAGMSFQNYIPFNLHRSAGVGVRIFLPMFGLMGIDWGYGFDEVPGVADAAGSQFHFVIGQQF